A genomic region of Acidobacteriota bacterium contains the following coding sequences:
- a CDS encoding ABC transporter ATP-binding protein → MPVLEARGLTKRYRRGDVEVTGVDGLDLALDAGEFVALVGPSGCGKSTLLHLCGAMDRPTAGDVRFEGRSIGDLDDDALTRLRRARVGFVFQFFNLLPSLTVGENIALPLLLAGVDPAATAQRVQTWAERVGIGHRLDHVPSQLSGGEAQRTAIARAVVHEPALLLADEPTGNLDSANGARIVDLLHDVNHQSGAAILLATHDAAVAAAAGRVVTMRDGRIVS, encoded by the coding sequence GTGCCGGTCCTCGAGGCGCGCGGGCTGACGAAGCGGTACCGGCGGGGCGACGTCGAGGTGACCGGCGTCGATGGCCTGGATCTCGCGCTCGACGCGGGAGAATTCGTCGCGCTCGTCGGACCGTCCGGGTGCGGGAAGTCGACGCTGTTGCACCTGTGCGGCGCGATGGATCGTCCGACGGCCGGCGACGTGCGGTTCGAGGGCCGGTCAATCGGCGACCTCGATGACGACGCCCTGACCCGTCTGCGGCGGGCGCGCGTCGGTTTCGTCTTTCAGTTCTTCAATCTGCTGCCTTCGCTCACGGTGGGCGAGAACATCGCGCTGCCGCTGCTCCTGGCTGGCGTGGATCCGGCGGCAACCGCCCAGCGGGTGCAAACGTGGGCCGAGCGGGTCGGTATCGGCCACCGGCTGGATCATGTGCCGTCGCAGCTCTCGGGGGGCGAGGCGCAGCGGACGGCGATCGCGCGCGCGGTCGTGCACGAGCCGGCGCTCCTCCTCGCGGACGAGCCGACCGGCAACCTCGACAGCGCGAACGGCGCGCGCATCGTCGACCTCCTCCACGATGTCAATCACCAGTCAGGGGCGGCGATATTGCTCGCGACGCACGATGCTGCGGTCGCGGCCGCGGCCGGACGCG
- a CDS encoding VOC family protein, whose translation MPLALNTYLTFDGNCREAFEFYRSVFGGEFDTIDTFGNAPADMPLPDDEKDRIMHVSLPIGSSILMGSDRATGFGSPPVTGDNFSISISAETREQCDALCAKLSEGGAVTMPLGEQFWGSYFGMCTDRFGINWMVSCPLSHD comes from the coding sequence ATGCCTCTCGCGCTCAACACCTACCTCACCTTCGACGGCAACTGCCGCGAAGCCTTCGAGTTCTACCGGTCCGTCTTCGGCGGCGAGTTCGACACGATCGATACCTTCGGAAATGCGCCGGCGGACATGCCCCTTCCTGATGACGAGAAGGATCGCATCATGCATGTGTCGCTCCCGATCGGTTCCAGCATCCTCATGGGGAGCGATCGGGCCACGGGGTTCGGGTCGCCGCCGGTCACGGGCGACAACTTCTCGATCTCGATATCGGCGGAGACCCGCGAGCAGTGTGACGCTCTTTGCGCGAAGCTCTCCGAGGGCGGCGCCGTGACGATGCCGCTCGGCGAGCAGTTCTGGGGCTCGTACTTCGGCATGTGCACGGACCGCTTCGGCATCAACTGGATGGTGAGCTGCCCGCTGTCCCACGACTAG
- a CDS encoding cytochrome c has translation MSNLTRKVLVLAALCAAFALILVAASSAPLAAANAPAATTTAAQDNPVEATDESIAAGRQVYGRFCRSCHGMRGDGRGMAAPAGSRPANLIDDQWDHGDTDAAMYKVIREGVPPKYDMDAWEGRITDDEIWHVINYLRDLASE, from the coding sequence GTGTCCAATCTGACGCGTAAGGTGCTTGTTCTGGCCGCCCTCTGCGCGGCGTTCGCCCTGATCCTGGTGGCCGCGTCATCGGCCCCGCTCGCGGCGGCGAATGCCCCCGCGGCGACCACCACCGCCGCCCAGGACAACCCGGTCGAGGCGACGGACGAGTCGATTGCGGCCGGACGGCAGGTCTACGGGCGCTTCTGCCGCTCCTGCCATGGCATGCGGGGAGACGGACGCGGGATGGCGGCGCCGGCGGGTTCGCGGCCGGCCAACCTGATCGACGATCAGTGGGATCACGGCGATACCGACGCCGCGATGTACAAGGTCATTCGCGAGGGCGTGCCCCCGAAGTACGACATGGACGCCTGGGAAGGCCGGATCACCGACGACGAGATCTGGCACGTCATCAACTACCTGCGCGACCTCGCCTCCGAATAG
- a CDS encoding sigma-70 family RNA polymerase sigma factor: MEPVSASIRPVAAAMRTESSVTATKRAFSMGTHARAGSQPAGANGIAVASPADRARRSRARQGPETFRSGRCPTMRGAPARAGPLGVAPARPQGRASLRKRARRATLAAGRRFRVQREDERMRTTSAVEWSGVTTAESSLVERCVAGDEDACSELVETHQGMVFQLACALLGDREEALDLSQEVFLRVFRTLRTFRGDAALRTWIYRITINQARNRRRWWARRGRISQVSLDEAYAETNGEPAAPNGTCADVRLERRRLADRMRAAIATLPFDQRTAVILRELHGMRYQDIAFSLDVSVGAVKSRLARGRAALRRALKEVRPC; the protein is encoded by the coding sequence ATGGAACCGGTCAGCGCTTCCATCCGGCCGGTTGCCGCCGCAATGAGAACCGAGAGCAGCGTGACCGCGACGAAGAGGGCGTTCAGCATGGGAACTCACGCGCGGGCCGGCAGCCAGCCCGCCGGAGCGAATGGTATAGCAGTCGCTTCTCCAGCAGATCGCGCAAGAAGGTCGCGTGCCCGTCAGGGCCCCGAGACTTTCCGATCCGGCCGGTGTCCAACAATGAGGGGGGCACCGGCCCGAGCAGGCCCGCTGGGAGTTGCGCCGGCGCGCCCGCAAGGGCGCGCCAGCTTGCGCAAACGCGCGAGGCGTGCGACGCTTGCAGCGGGACGACGCTTCCGGGTCCAACGCGAGGACGAGCGAATGCGCACCACGTCGGCAGTCGAGTGGTCGGGCGTCACCACGGCGGAATCGTCGCTGGTCGAGCGGTGCGTTGCCGGCGACGAGGACGCCTGTTCCGAACTGGTCGAAACCCATCAGGGGATGGTGTTCCAGTTGGCGTGCGCGCTGCTGGGCGACCGGGAGGAGGCGCTCGACCTGTCCCAGGAGGTATTCCTGCGCGTCTTCCGGACGCTCCGCACCTTCCGCGGCGATGCCGCGTTGCGGACCTGGATCTACCGGATCACCATCAACCAGGCCCGAAACCGGCGGCGCTGGTGGGCGCGGCGCGGGCGCATCTCCCAGGTGTCCCTCGACGAAGCCTACGCCGAGACTAACGGCGAGCCGGCGGCTCCGAACGGAACGTGCGCCGATGTCCGCCTCGAGCGCCGGCGTCTTGCGGATCGGATGCGCGCGGCCATCGCGACGTTGCCATTCGATCAGCGGACCGCCGTGATCCTGCGCGAGCTGCACGGCATGCGCTATCAGGACATCGCCTTCTCGCTCGATGTTTCCGTCGGCGCTGTCAAGTCGCGCCTCGCGCGCGGGCGGGCGGCGCTTCGCCGCGCACTCAAGGAGGTGCGGCCATGCTGA
- a CDS encoding spore maturation protein, with the protein MNALFVAVTLLSVLIAAATGRMEALTGSIVTSARSAVELAIGLVGVMAFFLGLMRVAEQGGVMSALARVVRPVMRRLFPEIPADHPAISAMILNISANMLGLGNAATPFGIKAIQELDRLNSRPGTATNAMTLFLAINTAGLALLPTGMIGVRAALGSNDPAGIVATTWFASGMATVVGITAAILLARLPRYQRSEPPPVATDALTEGGAALNAVADPAGDAAVDEPPLPPERAPARVWAARGFWLVVLALAARDLLSRLGAEPLTEAIRGITSFWMLPAIVAAFVLYGWVRRVRVYDALVEGARQGFDVALRIIPYLVAILVAVGMFRAAGGIDALVGVLGPITGLVGLPAEVLPVALLRPLSGSGALGVASETLTAYGPDSLIGYLASTIYGSTETTFYTLAVYFGAIGVRQTRHTLPACLLADAAGILAATAIVNLLFG; encoded by the coding sequence CTGAACGCCCTCTTCGTCGCGGTCACGCTGCTCTCGGTTCTCATTGCGGCGGCAACCGGCCGGATGGAAGCGCTGACCGGTTCCATCGTCACGTCCGCGCGAAGCGCGGTCGAACTGGCGATTGGACTCGTGGGCGTGATGGCCTTCTTCCTCGGACTGATGCGCGTCGCCGAACAGGGGGGGGTGATGTCGGCCCTCGCGCGCGTGGTCCGGCCGGTGATGCGCCGGCTGTTTCCCGAAATCCCGGCGGATCATCCGGCAATCAGCGCCATGATCCTGAACATCTCGGCCAACATGCTGGGGCTGGGAAACGCCGCGACGCCATTCGGCATCAAGGCGATCCAGGAGCTGGACCGACTGAACAGCCGTCCCGGGACGGCGACCAACGCCATGACGTTGTTCCTGGCGATCAACACCGCGGGGCTTGCGTTGCTGCCGACGGGGATGATCGGCGTCCGCGCCGCCCTCGGCTCGAACGACCCGGCGGGAATCGTCGCCACCACGTGGTTCGCCAGCGGGATGGCAACGGTGGTCGGAATCACCGCCGCGATCCTCCTGGCGCGACTGCCACGCTATCAGCGTAGCGAGCCGCCTCCAGTCGCCACGGACGCCCTCACCGAAGGCGGCGCCGCGCTGAACGCGGTGGCCGACCCGGCCGGCGACGCCGCCGTGGACGAACCTCCACTACCGCCGGAACGGGCGCCGGCACGCGTCTGGGCCGCGCGGGGCTTCTGGCTCGTCGTATTGGCTCTGGCGGCACGCGATTTGCTGTCGCGCCTGGGCGCCGAACCGCTGACGGAGGCCATCCGCGGCATCACCTCGTTCTGGATGTTGCCGGCGATCGTCGCGGCGTTCGTGCTTTACGGCTGGGTGCGGCGGGTTCGGGTGTACGACGCGTTGGTGGAGGGAGCAAGACAGGGGTTCGACGTCGCGCTGCGGATCATTCCCTACCTGGTGGCGATACTGGTCGCGGTCGGCATGTTCCGCGCCGCGGGCGGGATCGATGCGCTGGTAGGGGTGCTGGGACCGATCACCGGCCTCGTTGGACTCCCGGCGGAAGTGCTGCCGGTGGCGCTGCTCCGGCCGCTCAGCGGATCCGGCGCGCTGGGAGTGGCGTCGGAAACACTGACCGCGTACGGCCCCGATTCCCTGATCGGCTATCTCGCCAGCACGATCTACGGCAGCACGGAAACCACGTTCTATACGCTGGCCGTCTACTTCGGCGCGATCGGCGTCCGGCAGACGCGCCACACACTGCCAGCCTGCCTGCTGGCGGACGCCGCAGGCATCCTGGCCGCGACGGCAATCGTCAATCTGCTGTTCGGCTGA
- a CDS encoding cytochrome c produces MRVAAFLRGATMAACGVAGAAFALKILPTSPVTAQDGIYADAQADAGEALYEEQCTVCHGELRAIVPEMAALLGDHTFRNNWRGRSLGEMFEYIQETMPQDAPGTLTAEQSAAIVAAILRGNRVAAGETPLSDDPAALHEIPFDP; encoded by the coding sequence ATGCGCGTTGCCGCTTTCCTCCGCGGCGCGACCATGGCAGCCTGTGGTGTGGCGGGAGCCGCGTTCGCCCTGAAGATCCTGCCGACGTCTCCCGTCACCGCGCAGGATGGCATCTACGCCGATGCCCAGGCGGATGCCGGAGAGGCACTGTACGAGGAGCAGTGCACCGTCTGCCACGGCGAGTTGCGCGCCATCGTTCCGGAGATGGCCGCCCTGCTGGGTGACCACACTTTCCGGAATAACTGGCGAGGCCGCTCGCTCGGTGAGATGTTCGAGTACATCCAGGAAACCATGCCGCAGGATGCCCCCGGGACCCTGACTGCGGAGCAATCAGCCGCCATCGTCGCCGCCATCCTCCGGGGCAACCGTGTTGCCGCGGGGGAGACACCCCTGTCCGACGATCCGGCGGCGCTTCACGAGATTCCATTCGATCCCTAG
- a CDS encoding beta-propeller fold lactonase family protein has translation MATTTSRWIGLAAAAAVVALAFAPAASAQTVRIIQTNSAGDNVHVIDPTTNQVVGEIKGIERAHGAVPSPDGKLLYVANESDDTVDIVDMRSLEVIEKVPLSGRPNNIAITPDGKKVYTAIAQAPGALDVMDTSTNEMIATISVHGGVHNTYVTPDGKYALAGMIGARNLTVVDTEADRPVWTTYFDRGIRPMAMDVNPDGSTRYVYAQLSNYNGFAVIDFATRKEIKRIEFPTLPMDEQTPGHGGNTAHGLGVTPDNQYLVANSSLNSSVYVYTIPDLELVGGVRVGHSPNWITITPDSKIAYISISGENRVAAVDIQSVEVVADIPTGGQVPKRNATVVLDQ, from the coding sequence ATGGCAACGACGACATCCCGGTGGATCGGACTTGCGGCGGCGGCCGCGGTCGTCGCGTTGGCGTTCGCGCCGGCGGCGTCGGCGCAGACCGTCCGGATCATCCAGACCAACAGCGCGGGTGACAACGTCCACGTGATCGATCCGACGACCAACCAGGTGGTAGGCGAGATCAAGGGAATCGAGCGCGCGCACGGCGCGGTTCCGTCGCCCGACGGCAAGCTGCTGTACGTGGCGAACGAGTCCGACGACACCGTCGACATCGTCGACATGAGGTCGCTGGAAGTGATCGAGAAGGTCCCACTCAGCGGCCGCCCAAACAACATTGCGATCACGCCGGACGGGAAGAAGGTGTACACGGCGATCGCACAGGCGCCGGGCGCCCTCGACGTGATGGACACGTCGACCAACGAGATGATCGCGACGATCTCGGTCCATGGCGGCGTTCACAACACGTACGTCACGCCCGACGGCAAGTACGCGCTCGCCGGCATGATCGGTGCGCGGAACCTGACGGTGGTGGACACCGAGGCGGACCGGCCGGTCTGGACCACGTACTTCGACCGCGGCATCCGGCCGATGGCGATGGACGTCAACCCGGACGGCTCGACGCGGTACGTCTATGCGCAGCTTTCCAACTACAACGGCTTCGCGGTCATCGATTTCGCGACCCGCAAGGAAATCAAGCGGATCGAGTTCCCGACCCTTCCAATGGACGAGCAGACGCCGGGCCATGGCGGCAACACGGCGCATGGCCTCGGGGTCACGCCGGACAACCAGTACCTGGTGGCGAACTCCAGTCTGAACAGCAGCGTCTACGTCTATACGATCCCCGACCTGGAACTGGTCGGCGGCGTTCGCGTGGGCCACTCGCCCAACTGGATCACCATCACGCCGGACAGCAAGATCGCCTACATCTCGATCTCGGGTGAGAACCGCGTCGCGGCGGTCGACATCCAGAGCGTAGAGGTGGTGGCTGACATTCCGACCGGCGGCCAGGTGCCGAAGCGGAACGCCACCGTCGTCCTGGATCAGTAG
- a CDS encoding molybdopterin-dependent oxidoreductase, with the protein MAISRRKAISISGSTLAGLSLGVVHPTRAHAGQAGAQEDWPDQLVERPLRDGFPAPLPLNPDGSAPEHPESAAGPISDPALWRTEGRQTPQIDFDYRRMQIKVDTRGLGRLAGTLRFSDIEALPIVSRTFLLQCGAPNPRGIVKWTGVRFSDFADMLGLVPGVHYCRFVGSDRFYVDEPMTTLRRPQVMLAWLMNDEPIAPRHGAPLRLIVPFRYGNRSIKAITEMIFSTPGPRMPPLPA; encoded by the coding sequence ATGGCCATCTCGCGACGCAAGGCAATCTCCATTTCGGGTTCCACCCTCGCGGGGCTATCGCTGGGCGTTGTCCACCCCACGAGGGCGCATGCCGGTCAGGCCGGCGCGCAGGAGGACTGGCCGGACCAGCTTGTCGAACGGCCCCTGCGCGACGGATTCCCGGCGCCGCTACCCCTCAATCCGGACGGGTCGGCGCCCGAGCATCCGGAGAGCGCCGCGGGCCCCATCAGCGACCCTGCTCTGTGGCGCACCGAGGGTCGCCAGACTCCCCAGATCGACTTCGACTACCGCCGGATGCAAATCAAGGTGGACACGCGCGGCCTCGGCAGGCTGGCCGGGACGCTGCGCTTCTCGGATATCGAGGCGCTGCCGATCGTCTCCCGTACTTTCCTGCTGCAATGCGGGGCGCCGAACCCGCGCGGCATCGTCAAGTGGACCGGCGTCCGCTTCAGCGACTTCGCCGACATGCTGGGCCTTGTCCCGGGAGTTCACTACTGCCGGTTCGTCGGGTCGGACCGTTTCTACGTGGACGAGCCGATGACGACGCTGCGGCGCCCGCAGGTGATGCTGGCCTGGTTGATGAACGACGAGCCGATCGCGCCGAGGCACGGGGCGCCGCTGAGGTTGATCGTCCCGTTCCGCTACGGCAACCGCAGCATCAAGGCAATCACCGAGATGATTTTCTCGACGCCGGGGCCGCGCATGCCGCCGCTCCCGGCGTAA
- a CDS encoding aldolase, with translation MTYSTGRKLMKWWFPVLAVALGGAVSTACGADMGVAQPQVRLNKVIEAIEDGRPAIANQDWRFVDMEHSAFSGERIDRVLEEMDQDRDETGRMTLTPMVRIPMDGDEDFKWAIKQVLDLGGFGVIVPHVDTAEEADRLVRAVRYPPARDAAQPEPRGERGWGPGGAIRRWQVADAGEYYAKADVWPLNPDGELFVVAMIESAEAVANLEAILQTAVSAIMVVPGDMSIDLGLGPAPGPENHPEVEETFTRVREICQAQDRVICGIGDGAARLQQRIDEGWGFILPLGG, from the coding sequence ATGACGTATTCGACAGGCCGCAAGCTGATGAAGTGGTGGTTTCCGGTACTGGCCGTCGCACTGGGGGGAGCGGTGTCAACCGCTTGCGGAGCGGACATGGGCGTCGCCCAGCCGCAGGTACGCCTCAACAAGGTGATCGAGGCTATCGAGGACGGACGGCCCGCCATCGCCAACCAGGACTGGCGTTTCGTCGACATGGAGCACTCCGCCTTCTCGGGCGAGCGGATCGACCGCGTGCTGGAGGAGATGGACCAGGATCGCGACGAGACGGGCCGGATGACGTTGACGCCAATGGTCCGGATCCCGATGGACGGCGACGAGGACTTCAAGTGGGCGATCAAGCAGGTGCTCGATCTGGGCGGCTTCGGGGTCATCGTGCCGCATGTCGACACCGCGGAAGAGGCGGACCGGCTGGTCCGCGCGGTCCGTTATCCGCCCGCCCGGGACGCCGCACAGCCCGAGCCGCGAGGTGAACGCGGTTGGGGACCGGGCGGAGCGATCCGGCGCTGGCAAGTCGCGGATGCCGGCGAGTACTACGCGAAGGCGGACGTCTGGCCCCTCAACCCGGACGGCGAGTTGTTCGTCGTGGCCATGATCGAGTCCGCCGAGGCGGTAGCCAACCTGGAAGCCATCCTGCAGACGGCGGTGAGCGCCATCATGGTAGTGCCGGGTGACATGAGCATCGACCTCGGTCTCGGACCCGCCCCCGGACCCGAGAACCATCCGGAGGTGGAAGAGACGTTCACCCGGGTGCGCGAGATCTGCCAGGCGCAGGATCGCGTCATCTGCGGCATCGGCGACGGCGCCGCCCGGCTGCAGCAACGGATCGACGAGGGCTGGGGCTTCATCCTCCCCCTCGGCGGCTAG
- a CDS encoding carboxypeptidase regulatory-like domain-containing protein, giving the protein MTRRARTTWWGLTAAALAAAAIACGELGPSDGPADGIALDPDDIGGVVTSGAGPEAGVWVVAETTDLPTRFIRIVATDDQGRYVLPDLPAATYDVWVRGYGLVDSDPVAAQPGARLDLDATVAPDPIAAAHVYPAAWWLSMMHLPEGEQSQQELGSRVTGCLNCHQVGNQATREIPGSILANADSHFDAWDRRVAMGPMGSSMAGMWRGLGDQREMFADWTDRIAAGEVPAQTPPRPTGAERNIVVTLWDWGTETDGRTDSAPSDVRDGTVNANGLVYGVVQPSDILAVIDPVEHRAFNIPIPSSAPRILTDTPTSPYYGDEPIWARSADPRSVAMDGDGRVWLTGRVRGPDEQPSFCTDGDNPFAAYFPIEVGTRQVFLYDPPTETFSEIDTCYSADHNQLGHDERFYYGFREGVGWIDVELWDETGDVEASQGWCPTVIDTNGDGVITPGWTEPGEPVDPSRDHRIAYGCYSPAVNAADGSVWCSDNGRDDNTLVRLELGDNPPESCIAEVYMPPPTAADPQPYGSGGLHITRDGIIYQDWRGSGHFAAFDRSVCSVTNGPTATGQSCPEGWTLHRMEKPTYENATMPINSDESYLTQIDHHDVLGFGPETPVYGVVNTDSLEVFIPSTGEFVTLRVPYPLGFFSRSSVGRIDDPATGWKGKGLWSSYSNYAAWHLEGGPGTLQKAVKFQVRPDPLAK; this is encoded by the coding sequence ATGACACGACGCGCACGGACGACTTGGTGGGGATTGACGGCCGCGGCGCTGGCGGCGGCGGCGATCGCCTGCGGCGAATTGGGTCCGTCCGATGGGCCGGCGGACGGCATCGCCCTCGACCCGGACGATATCGGCGGCGTTGTGACGAGTGGGGCCGGCCCGGAGGCGGGCGTCTGGGTGGTTGCCGAGACGACCGATCTTCCAACCCGCTTCATTCGGATCGTGGCCACAGACGATCAGGGGCGCTACGTGCTGCCCGACCTGCCGGCGGCGACCTACGACGTTTGGGTGCGTGGCTACGGCCTGGTCGACTCGGACCCGGTTGCCGCGCAACCGGGCGCCCGACTCGACCTCGATGCCACGGTCGCGCCGGATCCGATCGCTGCCGCCCATGTCTATCCCGCCGCCTGGTGGCTCTCGATGATGCACTTGCCGGAGGGCGAGCAGTCGCAGCAGGAACTGGGAAGTCGCGTCACCGGGTGTCTCAATTGCCACCAGGTAGGCAATCAGGCGACCCGCGAGATTCCCGGGAGCATTCTGGCCAACGCCGATTCCCACTTCGATGCGTGGGATCGACGGGTCGCGATGGGGCCGATGGGGTCGTCCATGGCGGGCATGTGGCGCGGCTTGGGGGATCAGCGCGAGATGTTCGCCGACTGGACCGACCGCATTGCGGCGGGGGAGGTGCCGGCACAGACGCCGCCGCGTCCGACGGGCGCCGAACGGAACATCGTCGTCACGCTCTGGGACTGGGGGACCGAGACCGACGGGCGGACCGACAGCGCGCCGTCCGACGTCCGAGACGGGACAGTGAACGCGAACGGCCTGGTGTACGGCGTCGTTCAGCCGAGCGACATCCTGGCCGTGATCGATCCAGTGGAGCACCGCGCGTTCAACATCCCGATTCCATCGAGCGCGCCCCGCATCCTGACTGACACGCCGACGTCGCCTTACTACGGCGACGAGCCGATCTGGGCCCGTTCCGCCGACCCGCGAAGTGTCGCCATGGACGGCGACGGGCGCGTCTGGCTGACCGGACGGGTGCGCGGACCGGACGAACAACCGTCGTTCTGCACGGACGGCGACAACCCGTTTGCGGCGTACTTCCCGATCGAGGTGGGGACGCGGCAGGTCTTCCTGTACGACCCGCCCACGGAGACGTTCAGCGAGATCGACACCTGCTACTCGGCCGACCATAACCAGCTCGGCCACGACGAACGCTTCTACTATGGCTTCCGTGAGGGCGTGGGCTGGATTGACGTCGAGCTGTGGGACGAGACGGGTGACGTCGAGGCCTCCCAGGGGTGGTGCCCGACCGTCATCGACACGAACGGCGACGGCGTCATCACGCCGGGCTGGACCGAGCCGGGCGAGCCGGTCGACCCATCGCGCGACCACCGCATCGCCTACGGCTGCTACTCACCCGCGGTCAACGCAGCGGATGGCAGCGTCTGGTGCTCGGACAACGGCCGTGACGACAACACCCTCGTCCGCCTGGAGCTCGGTGACAATCCGCCGGAGAGCTGTATCGCGGAGGTGTACATGCCGCCTCCGACCGCGGCGGATCCCCAGCCGTACGGAAGCGGCGGACTCCACATAACGCGCGACGGCATCATCTATCAGGACTGGCGGGGCAGCGGCCACTTCGCCGCGTTCGACCGAAGCGTCTGCAGCGTGACGAACGGACCGACCGCGACGGGCCAGAGCTGCCCGGAGGGATGGACGCTCCACCGGATGGAGAAGCCGACCTACGAGAATGCGACGATGCCGATCAATTCGGACGAGAGCTATCTGACGCAGATCGACCACCACGACGTGCTCGGCTTCGGGCCGGAGACCCCGGTCTACGGCGTCGTGAACACCGACTCGCTCGAGGTGTTCATTCCCTCGACCGGCGAGTTCGTCACGCTGCGGGTGCCGTATCCGCTCGGATTCTTCTCCCGTTCGTCAGTCGGCCGGATCGACGATCCGGCGACGGGCTGGAAGGGGAAGGGGCTCTGGTCGAGCTATTCGAACTACGCCGCCTGGCACTTGGAAGGCGGCCCCGGGACTCTGCAGAAGGCAGTCAAGTTCCAGGTTCGCCCCGATCCGCTGGCGAAGTAG
- a CDS encoding heme-binding protein, with the protein MKTVQKLTLDDARIIMDGAEAKAREIGVDMDIAITDDNGSLLMFHRMDNGRITSIDVAISKSFTAAAARRSTRAYGEVSGPGGPAFGIHVSNQGRFMIVAGGLPLFVDDQIVGGVGCSSGTPDQDEVVAQAGIDAFLASLG; encoded by the coding sequence ATGAAGACGGTACAGAAGCTGACGCTCGACGACGCGCGCATCATCATGGACGGGGCGGAGGCGAAGGCGCGCGAAATCGGCGTCGACATGGATATCGCGATTACGGACGACAACGGCAGCCTGCTGATGTTCCACCGGATGGACAACGGGCGCATCACCAGCATCGACGTGGCGATCAGCAAGTCGTTCACGGCGGCGGCGGCACGGCGATCGACCCGTGCATACGGCGAGGTGAGCGGCCCGGGTGGGCCGGCGTTCGGCATCCACGTCAGCAACCAGGGGCGATTCATGATCGTGGCGGGCGGGCTGCCGCTTTTCGTCGACGATCAGATCGTGGGTGGCGTTGGCTGCAGTTCCGGCACGCCGGACCAGGACGAGGTGGTGGCGCAGGCGGGGATCGACGCGTTCCTGGCCAGCCTGGGGTAG